AGCACGACCATGACGCAACTCTACAGCGTGTCATACGTCACTAACCCGGGAGGGATCACAGAAGACGCACCAGTCACTGATCTTCTCCGGGTCCCGGTATCTACCATCTCCCCTGTCCGGATTCCCCGCAGTTACAAGGGTCAACTGCACCTGGGCGGAAAGTACCTGTTCGAAACCACTGGCCAGCACGTCATTTTTGAAAGCCGCCTCGAGCAGGACGCCCTGCGCTTCCTTGATCATCAGCGCTCTGTCCTTCAGGTGGCCGCTCAGCCGATCATGCTGAAGTTCAGCTTCAACGGGAAGAACTATGTCCACTACCCAGATTTCCTGATTGAACGGCAGTGTCAGCGGAACCTGCTGATGAATGTCCGGACGAAAGCCTACGTGAGCACCCCGCAGGCCGTACGGGCGTTCAGTGCAGCGCAGTCTCTTGCGGATGCGCTCGGCTGGGACTACGAGACGTGGTCCGAACCCCTGACGGCCATGAACCTGAATCTGCGATTCCTGGGCGGCTTCCGCTTTCGTCCGTACGGCTTCCTCGACCTGGCACCGCAGTTGCTGCGCGCCTGTGACCAGCCGATCCGCCTCGACGATCTCTGCGAACGTGCCCGTCCTGAAGTGCTTGTCCGTCCGGTACTGTTTCACCTGCTCTGGACTCGGTGCGTGCGCTCGCCAGCTTGGCCCCCGCCGCTCAGCTTATCGGGCCACTCGCGCTCATTCTTATCGGGCTCTCTTTCTGCCAGTCACGAGCTGAGATCAGTCTA
This region of Deinococcus aquiradiocola genomic DNA includes:
- a CDS encoding TnsA-like heteromeric transposase endonuclease subunit, with protein sequence MTQLYSVSYVTNPGGITEDAPVTDLLRVPVSTISPVRIPRSYKGQLHLGGKYLFETTGQHVIFESRLEQDALRFLDHQRSVLQVAAQPIMLKFSFNGKNYVHYPDFLIERQCQRNLLMNVRTKAYVSTPQAVRAFSAAQSLADALGWDYETWSEPLTAMNLNLRFLGGFRFRPYGFLDLAPQLLRACDQPIRLDDLCERARPEVLVRPVLFHLLWTRCVRSPAWPPPLSLSGHSRSFLSGSLSASHELRSV